A region from the Armatimonadota bacterium genome encodes:
- a CDS encoding M23 family metallopeptidase, with product MPSGAASGPEPFLDQARAEARLTRLLAPVQQLPVTISVSSILPTSPPVSVTPAPEGGPEQQVTVTVREGQSLWSLAETYGTSVEAIMEANGLEGTLLRTGQRLVIPTGGTLVTAEPVKKVPARKTSAALRPGTRIVTIRLYQGQTLWDVARAYGTTVEEIADLNGLDSPDRVQAGQQLRIPARGMVSTPPRRTAQALAESAASVASSAVALAQGFVWPARGRLTSRFGWRRWRHHDGIDIAAPYGAPVTAARDGIVIYAGWYHAYGKAVILDHGSGLQTLYGHTSALLVRTGQRVEKGQLIARVGSTGRSTGPHLHFEVRINGRPVNPIKYL from the coding sequence GTGCCTTCCGGCGCGGCCTCCGGGCCCGAACCGTTCCTGGATCAGGCCCGCGCTGAGGCGCGCCTGACGCGCCTGTTGGCTCCCGTCCAGCAATTGCCGGTCACCATTTCGGTTTCTTCGATCCTCCCCACCAGTCCGCCCGTCTCCGTCACCCCCGCCCCTGAGGGCGGGCCCGAGCAGCAGGTCACCGTCACCGTGCGGGAGGGCCAGTCGTTGTGGTCCCTGGCCGAAACCTACGGGACCTCCGTCGAGGCGATCATGGAGGCCAACGGGCTGGAGGGAACGCTGCTCCGGACGGGCCAGCGCCTGGTCATTCCGACGGGCGGAACTCTGGTGACCGCTGAGCCGGTGAAGAAGGTCCCGGCACGGAAGACCTCCGCCGCCCTCCGGCCGGGCACCCGCATCGTCACGATCCGGCTGTACCAGGGACAAACCCTCTGGGATGTGGCCCGGGCCTACGGCACCACGGTGGAGGAGATCGCCGATCTCAACGGGCTGGACAGCCCCGATCGGGTACAGGCCGGGCAGCAGCTGCGGATTCCCGCGCGCGGCATGGTCTCCACGCCGCCGCGCCGTACCGCGCAGGCCCTGGCGGAGTCGGCCGCCTCGGTGGCTTCCTCCGCCGTGGCCCTGGCCCAGGGGTTCGTCTGGCCGGCCCGGGGACGGCTGACCTCCCGCTTCGGGTGGCGGCGCTGGCGTCACCACGACGGCATCGACATCGCCGCCCCCTACGGCGCTCCCGTGACCGCGGCGCGCGACGGGATCGTCATCTACGCCGGCTGGTACCACGCCTACGGCAAGGCGGTGATCCTGGACCACGGCTCCGGGCTGCAGACGCTGTACGGCCACACCTCCGCGCTGCTGGTGCGCACCGGGCAGCGCGTGGAGAAGGGGCAGCTGATCGCCCGCGTCGGCTCCACCGGCCGCTCCACCGGCCCGCATCTGCACTTCGAGGTGCGGATCAACGGCCGACCGGTGAACCCCATCAAGTACCTCTGA
- the rpmE gene encoding 50S ribosomal protein L31, producing the protein MKKGIHPAYYQTTVTCACGNTFVTGSTKQSIRVEICSRCHPFYTGQRKFIDAEGRVQKFARKYGLKVS; encoded by the coding sequence ATGAAAAAGGGCATTCATCCGGCCTACTACCAGACGACGGTGACCTGCGCGTGCGGGAACACCTTCGTCACCGGTTCGACCAAGCAGAGCATCCGCGTGGAAATCTGCTCCCGGTGCCATCCTTTCTACACCGGGCAGCGCAAGTTCATCGACGCCGAAGGCCGCGTGCAGAAGTTCGCCAGGAAGTACGGGTTAAAGGTTTCCTGA
- a CDS encoding thymidine kinase gives MDERRGRIEVICGSMFSGKSEELIRRVRRAMIARQRVQVYKPALDDRYGRRQVASHDGARVEAVAVADSTEILAHLEPDVTVVAIDEAQFLDRGIVDVTQELADRGIRVIVAGLDLDFRGEPFGAMPELLARAEQVDKLQAICMVCGAPASRTQRLVDGRPAQYTDPVILIGAQESYEARCREHHLVPGRPEPEGRSAEPGRRAR, from the coding sequence GTGGATGAACGGCGGGGCCGGATCGAGGTCATCTGCGGCAGCATGTTCAGCGGGAAGAGCGAAGAGTTGATCCGCCGGGTTCGTCGGGCGATGATCGCCCGCCAGCGGGTGCAGGTCTACAAGCCCGCCCTCGACGACCGCTACGGCCGGCGGCAGGTGGCCTCGCACGACGGCGCCCGGGTGGAGGCGGTGGCGGTGGCCGACAGCACGGAGATCCTGGCGCACCTCGAGCCGGATGTCACCGTGGTGGCGATCGACGAGGCGCAGTTCCTGGACCGGGGGATCGTCGACGTGACGCAGGAGCTCGCCGACCGCGGGATCCGCGTCATCGTCGCCGGGCTGGACCTCGACTTCCGCGGCGAACCCTTCGGGGCGATGCCGGAGCTGTTGGCCCGAGCCGAGCAGGTGGACAAGCTGCAGGCGATCTGCATGGTCTGCGGGGCGCCGGCCAGCCGCACCCAGCGGCTGGTCGACGGCCGGCCGGCGCAGTATACGGATCCCGTCATCCTCATCGGCGCCCAGGAGTCCTACGAGGCCCGCTGCCGCGAGCATCACCTCGTGCCGGGAAGGCCGGAGCCGGAGGGGAGGTCCGCGGAGCCCGGCCGCCGGGCGCGGTAG
- a CDS encoding DUF1385 domain-containing protein, which translates to MAESAILIGGQAVIEGVMMRSPRWTSTAVRLPHGEITAFTEPVHSLLLRHRVLRAPVLRGVIVLYEALRLGVRALFWSANAALGTEEAMTPRQALLAIVTGLGLAIGLFFLLPAAIGRALDPYLGSVYTLNLAEGAVRVAVLVTYIAAIGRLPDIRRIFAYHGAEHKAVNAYEAGAALDVASVRACSRFHPRCGTSFLLIVMIVAVIVFSFLGRPPLLLRLLSRVAFIPLVAGVSYEIIRAGARSRWVRPLVLPGLWLQRLTTREPDDDEIEVAVRALREVVDREQATRAAPPVL; encoded by the coding sequence ATGGCGGAGTCCGCGATCCTCATCGGCGGACAGGCCGTCATCGAGGGGGTGATGATGCGCTCCCCGCGGTGGACCTCCACCGCCGTGCGGTTGCCTCACGGGGAGATCACGGCGTTCACCGAACCGGTGCACTCGCTCCTGCTGCGCCACCGGGTCCTCCGGGCCCCGGTGCTCCGCGGCGTGATCGTCCTCTACGAGGCGCTGCGGCTGGGGGTTCGGGCGCTGTTCTGGTCGGCCAACGCCGCCCTGGGCACCGAAGAGGCGATGACCCCGCGGCAGGCCCTGCTGGCCATCGTCACGGGGTTGGGCCTGGCGATCGGTCTGTTCTTCCTCCTGCCGGCGGCGATCGGCCGCGCCCTGGATCCTTACCTGGGCAGCGTCTACACCCTGAACCTCGCCGAGGGCGCCGTCCGCGTCGCCGTGCTCGTCACCTACATCGCCGCGATCGGCCGGCTGCCCGACATCCGCCGTATCTTTGCCTACCACGGCGCCGAGCACAAGGCGGTGAACGCCTATGAGGCCGGCGCGGCCCTGGACGTCGCCTCCGTCCGCGCCTGCAGCCGGTTCCACCCCCGTTGCGGAACGAGTTTTCTGCTCATCGTCATGATCGTGGCCGTGATCGTCTTTTCCTTCCTGGGCCGGCCCCCGCTGCTGCTGCGCCTCCTGAGCCGCGTCGCCTTCATCCCGCTCGTGGCCGGCGTGAGTTACGAGATCATCCGTGCCGGCGCGCGCTCCCGCTGGGTCCGGCCGCTCGTGCTGCCGGGCCTCTGGCTGCAGCGGCTGACGACGCGCGAGCCGGACGACGACGAAATCGAGGTGGCCGTCCGCGCCCTGCGCGAAGTCGTTGACCGGGAACAGGCGACGCGGGCCGCCCCGCCCGTGCTTTGA